One genomic window of Gossypium hirsutum isolate 1008001.06 chromosome D11, Gossypium_hirsutum_v2.1, whole genome shotgun sequence includes the following:
- the LOC107911172 gene encoding uncharacterized protein has translation MSIDPIEAEVGEGLPSNVVDDDEPNIVNIHPSDVGATWRMELANQMFDEWQPSRNVSSQASRGTKRKWVPKEDAALVSCMVDLHNVGTFNADTGFKAGYLNELEKMLENALPNAMLKARPNIESMIKLLKRDWSIVYDMLNGQNNSGFGWGEHRQLVVAEDVVWNSYLNSHKGAGQFRHRSFPYYDQLTAIYARDRATGKDALTAADVIEEINVQDVPTADINEERNKFYDCEADVSLDDMDVSATEPQPDRNQGGSTSSKKKKKRILMQVIIFLLHFMMLPLYWRKTCGPLANKSVGVLPPMW, from the exons atgagtattgatcctattgaagcggaggtgggagaaggattacctagtaatgtggtagatgacgatgaaccgaatatcgtaaatattcatccatcggatgtaggggctacttggaggatggaactagccaaccaaatgttcgatgaatggcaaccATCTAGAAATGTTTCTTCccaagcttctcgaggaaccaaaaggaaatgggttccaaaagaagatgcagcattggtttcctgcatggtggacttgcacaatgttggaacctttAATGCTGATAcagggttcaaagccggttatttaaacgagttggaaaaaatgttagaaaatgcttTACCCAATGCAATGTTAAAGGCTAGACCTAATATTGAATCGATGATTAAGTTACTAAAAAGGGATTGGTCAATCgtgtatgacatgcttaatggccaaaacaatagcggttttggttggggtgagcataggcagctcgttgttgctgaagatgtgGTTTGGAACTCTTATttaaat agtcataaagGAGCCGGTCAATTCAGACATCGTAGTTTCCCTTACTATGACCAACTTACTGCCATCtacgcaagagatcgagcgaCTGGGAAAGATGCTCTAACAGCCGCTGATgttattgaagaaataaatgttCAGGATGTACCTACTGCAGATATTAATGAAGAAAGAAACAAATTCTATGATTGCGAAGCTGATgtctctttggatgacatggatgtttctgctaCGGAACCGCAACCAGATAGAAACCAAGGGGGTTCCACatcttcaaagaagaaaaaaaaaagaattctgaTGCAAGTGATcatatttcttcttcatttcatgatgctgccactttattggcgGAAAACATGCGGGCCATTGGCgaacaaatcagtaggagtattgcctccgatgtggtag